A genomic window from Lotus japonicus ecotype B-129 chromosome 1, LjGifu_v1.2 includes:
- the LOC130717234 gene encoding bidirectional sugar transporter SWEET10-like has translation MAISHDSLAFTFGLLGNVISFMVFLSPIPTFCQIYRRKTAEGFQSLPYVVALFSSMLWIYYALVKDNATFFIITINSFGCVIESVYLAIFLFYAPRNTRFSTIKLLLMLNVFGFGSMLLSTLYLTSGSKRLSIIGWICLAFNISVFAAPLCIMKRVIMTRSVEFMPFSLSFFLTLNAVMWFFYGLLHKDFYIALPNTLGFVFGIIQMVMYLIYRNATPPVELKEDPVMKVQELNGHVIDVIDIVKLSNMVPSDPTHIVVQSDPNGKQETKG, from the exons ATGGCCATTAGTCATGATTCTTTGGCTTTTACTTTCGGCCTTCTAG GCAATGTCATCTCTTTCATGGTGTTCCTATCTCCAAT ACCAACTTTTTGCCAAATCTACCGGAGGAAAACTGCGGAAGGGTTTCAATCACTTCCTTATGTGGTTGCACTCTTCAGTTCAATGTTGTGGATTTATTACGCACTCGTCAAAGACAATGCTACCTTTTTTATCATCACCATTAACTCCTTTGGATGTGTGATAGAGTCAGTTTACCTTGCCATTTTCCTATTTTACGCCCCAAGAAACACCAGG TTTTCTACCATCAAGCTTCTTCTCATGCTAAATGTGTTTGGGTTCGGATCCATGCTTCTCTCAACACTCTACCTTACATCAGGATCCAAACGCCTTTCTATTATAGGATGGATTTGCCTGGCTTTCAACATAAGTGTCTTTGCTGCTCCTCTTTGCATTATG AAACGCGTGATAATGACTAGAAGTGTGGAATTCATGCCATTTAGCCTGTCCTTCTTTTTGACCTTAAACGCGGTCATGTGGTTCTTCTATGGTCTTCTCCACAAAGACTTTTACATTGCG CTCCCGAACACGCTTGGGTTTGTATTTGGCATAATTCAGATGGTGATGTATTTGATTTATAGAAACGCCACCCCACCAGTGGAACTAAAAGAAGACCCTGTGATGAAGGTTCAAGAACTTAATGGCCATGTTATTGATGTTATTGACATTGTGAAGCTGAGTAACATGGTGCCCTCCGACCCGACCCATATTGTAGTCCAAAGTGATCCAAATGGAAAACAAGAAACCAAAGGGTAA
- the LOC130717242 gene encoding RNA pseudouridine synthase 7: MKRKREANKEEAMDIVWQTPANPPLPQDYIFRNGFRFVRPYYFEFIAHVKNRWAGKTIVDLFAEEFKGRPYEYYVSAVKCGRIQVDGEMVPVSYVVKSSQKISHFLHRHEPPVMAGGVSILQNEPDVLTVCKPASVPVHPCGQYRKNTVVGILQAEHGLAPLFPIHRLDRLVSGLLILARNATKADNFRQQIEAGLVQKQYIAKVIGEFPKDELIVDANIDYNAREGRSTAEARESAKGKTASTKFTRISTNGTQSIVLCEPVTGRTHQIRVHLQYSGHPIANDMLYISEQPIDRHIKGSGADRSARLSNASLTSNFDEVLNEFEENSNGDFGVDSMCTNCPNLAPKGYDGDEEGLWLHCYRYSGPGWTYECPYPDWAKLS, from the exons atgaagaggaagagagaagCCAACAAGGAAGAAGCCATGGATATCGTGTGGCAAACCCCAGCGAATCCACCACTACCGCAAGATTACATATTCCGAAACG GGTTTCGATTTGTTAGACCTTACTACTTCGAATTCATTGCTCAT GTCAAAAATCGTTGGGCTGGGAAAACCATTGTTGATTTGTTCGCTGAGGAGTTCAAAGGTCGACCTTATGAATATTAT GTTAGTGCAGTGAAATGCGGAAGGATTCAAGTTGATGGGGAGATGGTACCGGTTTCATACGTGGTTAAATCATCTCAAAAGATAAGCCACTTTTTGCACAG GCATGAACCACCTGTGATGGCTGGCGGTGTTTCTATTCTTCAAAACGAACCGGATGTGCTAACTGTTTGTAAACCGGCATCTGTCCCG GTGCATCCATGTGGTCAATATCGTAAGAACACTGTTGTTGGCATCCTCCAAGCAGAGCATGGATTGGCACCTCTATTTC CTATTCATCGACTGGATCGCCTTGTCTCAGGACTTCTTATTTTAGCCAGAAATGCTACAAAAGCTGACAATTTTAGGCAACAG ATTGAAGCTGGCTTAGTCCAGAAACAGTATATAGCGAAAGTCATTGGAGAATTTCCGAAGGATGAG CTAATTGTTGATGCCAACATAGACTATAATGCTCGAGAAGGAAGGAGCACAGCAGAG GCCAGAGAGTCTGCAAAGGGGAAGACTGCCTCTACAAAATTTACTCGGATTAGTACCAATGGTACTCAAAGTATTGTTTTATGTGAACCAGTCACTGGCCGTACACATCAG ATACGTGTTCATTTACAGTATTCGGGACATCCAATAGCCAATGACATGCTATACATTTCAGAGCAACCTATTGACCGACATATTAAAGGCTCAGGTGCCGATAGATCAGCTCGTTTATCTAATGCTTCTCTAACATCAAATTTTGATGAAGTGCTCAATGAATTTGAAGAAAATTCCAACGGGGATTTTGGTGTTGATTCCATGTGTACAAACTGTCCAAATTTGGCACCCAAAGG GTATGACGGCGATGAAGAAGGTCTGTGGCTACATTGTTATCGGTACTCTGGACCGGGATGGACGTATGAATGCCCGTATCCTGATTGGGCGAAGCTTAGCTAG
- the LOC130717260 gene encoding protein TAPETUM DETERMINANT 1-like, producing MSFQSLCCFFVDLSSFFNLSLSLFTLHAAAAPPHSPPIASSNHRLLLLPRRVFCCFMEPQPLQRVVAAVIVTALLFSVVLLALLADSRGGALAGILSRRLTERSNETLHSQHRKLLRSGTEMVEPERIWGDNKCGKSDIVINQGPTAPLPSGIPTYTVEIMNMCVSGCDISSIHLSCGWFSSARLINPKVFKRLRFNDCLVNDGRPLINGGTISFQYANTFLYPLSVSSVACESD from the exons ATGTCGTTTCAGTCTCTGTGTTGTTTCTTTGTTG ATCTATCTTCATTCttcaacctctctctctctctcttcactctTCATGCTGCTGCTGCTCCTCCACACTCTCCGCCAATAGCCAGTTCCAACCaccgcctcctcctccttcctcgcCGCGTTTTCTGTTGTTTCATGGAACCGCAACCGCTTCAACGCGTCGTCGCCGCCGTTATCGTAACCGCCTTACTCTTCTCCGTCGTTCTCCTCGCCCTTCTCGCAG ATTCGCGCGGCGGCGCTCTCGCCGGAATCCTATCCCGGCGGTTAACGGAACGAAGCAACGAAACGCTCCATTCTCAGCATCGGAAACTTCTTCGCAGtg GGACTGAAATGGTGGAACCGGAGAGAATATGGGGTGACAACAAGTGTGGCAAGTCTGATATTGTGATCAACCAGGGCCCCACGGCGCCGCTACCGAGTGGGATTCCGACGTACACGGTGGAGATTATGAACATGTGTGTCAGTGGATGTGACATCTCCTCCATTCACCTTAGCTGTGGCTGGTTCAGCTCTGCACGGCTCATCAACCCCAAGGTGTTCAAGCGCCTCCGCTTCAATGACTGCCTTGTCAATGATGGCAGACCCTTGATCAATGGTGGCACCATTTCTTTTCAGTATGCTAATACCTTCCTATATCCTCTATCTGTTTCCTCTGTTGCCTGTGAGTCTGATTGA